From Thermomonas sp. XSG, one genomic window encodes:
- the merA gene encoding mercury(II) reductase, whose product MTEAITLHIDGMTCGSCAEHVKQTLEKVPGVRSASVSYPQRRAEIEASVGTAADVTSLVAAVSALGYRAQLADAPGQPSDLLNNAQERLGGEPKREDDEAALHVAVIGSGGAAMAAALKAVEQGARVTLIERSTLGGTCVNVGCVPSKIMIRAAHIAHLRRESPFDDGIAAASPKILRKRLLAQQQGRVDELRHAKYEGILTSTPTITVLRGDARFKDAHTLTVATADDGMREVSFDRCLIATGASPAIPPIPGLKDTPFWTSTEALASDTIPDRLAVIGSSVVAVELAQAFARLGSKVTMLARSTLFFREDPAIGEAITAVFRAEGIEVLDHTQASQVAYEDGEFVLTTERGELHADRLLFATGRTPNTRTLNLDAAGVVVNAQGAITIDHAMRTTVPHIYAAGDCTDQPQFVYVAAAAGTRAAINMTGGNATLDLTAMPAVVFTDPQVATVGYSEAEAHHDGIETDSRTLTLDNVPRALVNFDTRGFIKLVSEAGSGRLIGVQAVAPEAGELIQTAVLAIRNRMTVRELADQLFPYLTMVEGLKLAAQTFTKDVKQLSCCAG is encoded by the coding sequence ATGACCGAGGCGATCACGCTGCACATCGATGGCATGACCTGCGGGTCGTGCGCCGAGCACGTCAAGCAGACCTTGGAAAAGGTGCCCGGCGTGCGTTCGGCCTCAGTGTCCTACCCACAGCGCCGGGCCGAGATTGAGGCCAGCGTAGGTACCGCCGCGGACGTGACCTCGCTGGTCGCGGCGGTATCCGCACTCGGTTACCGAGCGCAGCTTGCCGATGCGCCGGGGCAACCCAGCGACCTGCTGAACAATGCACAAGAGCGGCTGGGCGGCGAACCAAAGCGCGAGGACGATGAGGCTGCACTGCACGTGGCCGTGATCGGCAGCGGCGGCGCGGCGATGGCGGCGGCGTTGAAGGCCGTCGAGCAAGGGGCGCGTGTGACGCTGATCGAGCGCAGCACTCTCGGCGGCACCTGCGTCAACGTCGGATGTGTGCCGTCCAAGATCATGATCCGCGCTGCCCACATTGCGCATCTGCGTCGCGAGAGTCCGTTCGATGACGGCATTGCCGCCGCCTCGCCGAAGATTCTGCGTAAGCGCTTGCTGGCTCAGCAGCAGGGGCGCGTCGATGAACTGCGCCACGCCAAGTACGAAGGCATCCTGACGAGCACCCCGACCATCACCGTGCTGCGCGGCGATGCCCGATTCAAGGATGCGCACACGCTGACCGTGGCAACCGCTGACGACGGGATGCGCGAGGTGAGTTTCGACCGCTGCCTCATCGCCACCGGGGCCAGTCCGGCGATTCCACCGATCCCGGGCTTGAAAGACACGCCCTTCTGGACGTCGACCGAAGCGCTGGCCAGCGACACGATCCCCGATCGGCTGGCCGTGATCGGCTCGTCGGTGGTGGCCGTCGAACTCGCGCAGGCCTTTGCCCGGCTGGGCAGCAAGGTGACCATGCTGGCGCGCAGCACACTGTTCTTTCGCGAAGACCCCGCCATTGGCGAGGCCATCACGGCCGTGTTCCGCGCCGAAGGCATCGAAGTGCTGGACCACACCCAGGCCAGCCAGGTCGCCTATGAGGATGGGGAATTCGTGCTCACCACCGAACGCGGCGAACTGCATGCCGACCGGCTGTTGTTCGCCACCGGCCGCACCCCAAACACCCGCACGCTCAACCTCGACGCGGCCGGTGTGGTGGTCAATGCGCAAGGCGCCATCACCATCGACCACGCGATGCGCACTACCGTGCCGCACATCTATGCCGCCGGCGACTGCACTGACCAGCCGCAGTTCGTCTACGTCGCGGCGGCGGCCGGCACCCGCGCTGCAATCAACATGACGGGTGGCAACGCGACGCTGGATCTGACGGCGATGCCGGCGGTGGTGTTCACCGACCCGCAGGTCGCCACCGTGGGCTACAGCGAAGCCGAAGCGCACCACGACGGTATCGAGACCGACAGCCGCACGCTGACGCTCGACAACGTGCCCCGGGCGCTGGTCAACTTCGACACGCGCGGTTTCATCAAGCTGGTTTCGGAGGCCGGTTCGGGACGACTGATCGGCGTGCAAGCGGTAGCCCCGGAAGCAGGCGAGCTGATCCAAACCGCAGTACTGGCGATTCGCAACCGCATGACGGTGCGAGAGTTGGCCGACCAGTTATTCCCCTACCTGACGATGGTCGAGGGGCTGAAACTCGCGGCACAAACCTTCACCAAGGACGTAAAGCAACTGTCCTGTTGCGCGGGGTAG
- a CDS encoding IS3 family transposase (programmed frameshift), with translation MKKRFSEEQIIGFLREAEAGLPVKELCRKHGFSEASYYLWRSKFGGMSVPDAKRLKELETENGRLKKLLAEQVLENEVIKDVLRKKLVSAPARRGQVRYMMTRGLSERRALAVLRMSASAYRYQPAPDRNVDLREQILALAQRYKRYGVGMIYLKLRQAGVLVNYKRVERLYQEAKLQVRRRKRKKVPVADRQPLLRPSRANEVWSMDFVFDRTADGRVLKALVIVDDATHELVAIEVERAISGHGVARILDRLAVQRGLPRVIRTDNGKEFCGKAMLEWAHARGVAMRLIEPGKPNQNAYVESLNGRLRDECLNEHWFTSLLHARTVIETWRREYNEERPKKVLGGLTPSDYASQLASATIDPGL, from the exons GTGAAGAAGCGCTTTTCCGAAGAGCAGATCATCGGCTTCCTGCGTGAGGCCGAGGCCGGGCTGCCGGTCAAGGAGCTGTGCCGCAAGCACGGCTTCAGCGAGGCGTCGTACTACCTGTGGCGGAGCAAGTTCGGGGGCATGAGCGTGCCCGATGCAAAGCGCTTGAAGGAGCTGGAGACCGAGAACGGGCGGCTGAAGAAGCTCCTGGCAGAGCAGGTGCTCGAGAACGAGGTCATCAAGGACGTCCTGCGAAAAAAGT TGGTGAGCGCGCCGGCTCGACGCGGGCAGGTGCGCTACATGATGACCAGGGGGCTGAGCGAGCGGCGAGCCTTGGCGGTGCTGCGCATGAGTGCCAGCGCGTATCGCTACCAGCCGGCGCCCGATCGCAACGTCGATCTCCGCGAGCAGATCCTCGCACTGGCCCAGCGATACAAGCGCTACGGCGTCGGGATGATCTACCTCAAGCTCAGGCAGGCGGGAGTTCTCGTGAACTACAAGCGCGTGGAGCGGCTGTACCAGGAAGCGAAGCTGCAGGTGCGGCGCCGGAAGCGGAAGAAGGTGCCGGTCGCCGACCGGCAGCCGCTGCTGCGTCCGAGCCGTGCCAACGAGGTCTGGTCGATGGACTTCGTGTTCGACCGGACCGCGGATGGCCGGGTACTCAAGGCGCTCGTGATCGTGGATGACGCGACGCACGAGCTAGTGGCGATCGAGGTCGAGCGGGCCATTTCCGGACATGGCGTCGCTCGCATCCTGGACCGCTTGGCGGTGCAACGTGGCCTGCCGCGGGTCATCCGCACCGACAACGGCAAGGAGTTCTGCGGCAAGGCGATGCTCGAATGGGCGCATGCCCGCGGTGTTGCCATGCGCCTGATCGAGCCGGGCAAGCCCAACCAGAACGCCTATGTCGAGAGCCTCAACGGCCGCCTGCGCGACGAGTGCCTCAACGAACACTGGTTCACCAGCCTGCTGCATGCCCGAACCGTCATCGAAACCTGGCGCCGCGAGTACAACGAGGAGCGACCCAAGAAGGTGCTCGGCGGACTGACCCCGAGCGACTACGCCAGCCAGCTGGCATCCGCTACGATTGATCCCGGACTCTAA
- a CDS encoding metalloregulator ArsR/SmtB family transcription factor — translation MDPEAMRAHAGDAARLLRALANDKRLMLLCLLFGGERSVGELNAKVDLSQSALSQHLAVLRNDGLVNTRREGQTILYALADGPALRVIETLHGIYCGADPACEV, via the coding sequence ATGGACCCGGAAGCCATGCGCGCCCATGCCGGCGATGCCGCGCGACTGCTGCGCGCGCTGGCCAACGACAAGCGGTTGATGCTGCTGTGCCTGCTGTTTGGTGGCGAGCGCTCGGTGGGCGAACTCAATGCCAAGGTGGACCTCAGCCAGTCGGCGCTGTCGCAGCACCTGGCAGTACTGCGCAACGACGGGCTGGTGAACACGCGGCGTGAAGGGCAGACGATCCTGTACGCGCTGGCGGATGGCCCGGCACTGCGCGTGATCGAGACCCTGCACGGCATCTATTGCGGCGCCGACCCCGCCTGCGAGGTCTGA